Within the Ananas comosus cultivar F153 linkage group 25, ASM154086v1, whole genome shotgun sequence genome, the region ACATGTTCCATCCTAGGTATAGAAAAGATGTATATAAAGGTCGCAGAAACAGCTAATAGCCACAATTCTTGTGCCGCGATTGTTGCAAAAGAACAAGCAAATAATGAATATCACCTCTAGGTCACATGATTCAATTCAAATTTGCTAATGCAAACCATCCTACTCAACTCGAGGCCTTTTCGAGTACACAAAATTACCGCGTAAATAAAACTATTGATAAAACCTCTAAtggctttttcattaatatgcTTAATAAAAACTGAACTGAAGCTTCAAATAAGAGCTGATTATTGGGTACACGAAGCCCATTTGAGCTTTCCTATAACAGCTAAAGCTTTAAAACTTTACCCAAACAAGCATTCAGAATTTCAGAGACTCTGATCAAGAGGGTGAAAGGATTAATGGAAAAAATTGAGAAGAGATTGATTCAGTTGCACCAGCTTTAGTACACTTACCAGAAGAAAACAGGTGGAAGTAACACAAGGAACTCACTCAAGCAGGCAATTAAAAGGATATCCAATGGCAATGAAAGTCAAAAACTTTCTCCTcattttaagataaataaaattcaacaGCTAAAAAGCCGCGGCAAACTTAAACCAAAACTCACATTCCTTCATCCTAATTTAGCAAAGAGAATCCACATAATACAACCAAAAAGAAAAGTTCTAGTTGTTGCAAGATGCAAGGTAATGTAAATGCTCCCATCAGCAATGCTTAGCTTGAAGcggaagcagcagcagctcctCTCTTCTTCGAAACAGCCTCGCCTCCTGGAAGAAACAAAACAAGCAATGAAAATGACAAAAGCTCATTACATCatagatatatttttatctgccataaacaaaatattaaattaggaTAGCTACAAAACCAAACACTGTCTAGTTTAAGTTTTAGCAGATCTTCAAGAGTTCAAAGTTATAaggtataatatattttttatacgtCAGGCCCAAGCAGAATGTGTGCAAGGATGCAATTTTGAGTTGTCTCAGACGATTATACATGAACTACAATCTATAGTAGCATCATAAAACATTTAAGATGTCCGAACAACCACGCATGTTCTACTTAATAGACCAACATCATAGATCATTTACTataaaagagaaacaaaagatACCTTCTCTGAAGTTGCTCTTGAATCTTTGAGGCACGTGACGAAGATACCTCATTCTTCCTGTGCCTGTGGTCTTCCTCCTGATTGCCTTCACACTCCAGTTATCTGTTTGAGCAAGTAGAAGGTCATGTCAAGAAGCTATAAATACACAACAAGTTGACAggaaaaaaatcaagaaaactTAGATAAAAAGCAAATACAGGGCTGAGATTTGAAATGCATTTCACTCCAAGCTATGATATCTGGACTTGTTTGGAACTATAAAGCAAAACAAATTTTGAACCAGAAGAAGGAATTGAACTGAATCAACTGGGCGCCGCAGGAACATCGCAGGTGAATATAATCTTTGTACCGTCTACTCAAAATCTCTTCTGCGGTGAAAACATAGAGAGACCCCCTCAGCCATAGGCACTTTGCTATTGGCCCTACAACTTTATCCCTTTTTATTGAGACACCATCAAATTTTGCCCAGTAATTTCGAGTTCCATCAACATGCAATTAGTTAATAGCtttttcattcaaaagaaaaacaggTGTGTTAACAGTCAACAGATGATAGATAAATGAGCGATTAAATATGAAATACCCAGAAATTACTCAAAACACATTAAGCAAAAGTTAGTGTAGGTGTCAACAAAAAGAGATGAGGTTGGGCTGTTCATAGTTGAGGCAGTTTTCTCCAATTTAACCTAAAAAAGATCTAATAAGGGGCAAAAGCCCTGATTTCCATAAAAATCTAAACTTGTAGCTAACTACACCACAACTAAATACCCAGATCTCTCCATTCCAAATTTCGAACACTAGATTCGAAAAGTAGCTACATTTTGAAGAAGACAGTATGAATCGAAAAGGATCCAACCACGGATTCGGTAAAGAGTTGGGCTTACACTTGCGGATTCGAGCGGCGGGGTATCCGCAGGAGGCGCAGGTGCTCTTCTGGATGTGGAAGCTCCTGCGACCGCACCGCACGCAGAGAGTGTGCGTCTTGTTCCTCCGCTTCCCGAAGCTCCCTGTGCCCTTCCCCTGCAACAAGTAGAGAGTAAAACGGCGACATTActcctagggttagggttcaaAAGAGAGAGCCACGGAACgtattagggttagggttaggatttggGACGACGATGGTTACCATTTCCGCGTCGTTCTCCTCTCGGCGGCCGCTGCTTTGTCTCTGAAGAGATAATTAACGtagtagaggaggaggaggaatcgAAAACCCTAGCGGGAGCGGAGCGTCTTATAGCCCACTTTTTCCGACCTCCGTCGACTTGTATAATTACCGAAATGCACTTACGCCATTTATGATGACGTGGCGCAATCACACTCGGTTGTTACGCTAGAACATTCGATGGACGGCTGTGATCCATCGATCTTGTTGAAATGCCCTAAGAGCCCCGAGGTGCCTAAAGCGTGTTTTTTTGGATGTTTAGACTTTTGTCATTAAGCATAATTAAATCCTTTcgtttaaaatttacattcaaTTCGatgattttaatttctttttttttttaacctgatCAATGCAAACCCCCTTTTCTTATTTCGATTTCTGATTTTCACCAACCAAATAACTGagtatatatgatttttttttttttgagagagataggtagcacgctacccgcttcgtttatttcatttagaaataaacttagctagaaatgtgaatcaactaggattcgaaactggatctcgggtaccaaccaccaaaccctttgccacttgctctagggacggttggtgaGTATATATGATCTTATAGTAAACAAAAAAGGTTTACTATACTTTTGAGCTACAATTAACAGCATAGTAacacactaattttttttcataatttaggCCAAAATCAAAAGGCAAATAATGAATTAGTGGCTTTAGATGTCACTATAAGAGGCCTAAGCTTCAAAAGTTGGTGATAATTGTTTGTATACACAAGTATCtcgatatatataataacatctTGGTAAAATTTCTCAGTTTGGACAGAAAATCATGCAAACAATAGCTCGGAATATGAGTGGCATTGCCACCAATTTGGTATCATGAGCTTGAAGGAAAAAGTTCCAGAAATAATCGTAACCATGCTCTTTACTTTGCTTGTTttagttgttgttgctgctgcttctgccgCTGCCGCCTCTTGATACATCTGCCACTTGACGAGTCATCCTTCATGCAGTATCACAGCATGTAAAAGATTACGGGATGCAGCAGCTTAAAACAGATCTACTCACCAGTgatccttttattttacaacgaTCTTAGCATATTACCAATCTTCAGTTTGTTTCGAATACAGTTGTTGATCTTTGATGTAGTCAATGACTTCATCGGGAGTTAGATATTTCACCGATAACCCTCTCCTTATGCATTCCCTGGGAATGTCATGGCATTGTTTCATAAATAACAACAATCAGAAAAACCTATTAAAGGTCTAACATACCGAATAATTGAGTTGTTTTTTATTAGCTTATATGAGCTTGGACTGGTCATAATGGCAAATCTTAACTCTCTTAGCAATTTTTCTGTGTCGcaacttaaaaataattgtGTAATATACAGTCTTGCTGAATTATCACCTGGGCATACGACGAAATGATCGTCCTAAATGATTTAGAAACCATTTGGTCATCTcacaaagaaaagaagattCTTTGACAATTGAGACTAGTAGggatttaatattataataagtgATGAAGCAACAAACAGAAAATGCATGTGAGTTCTAATGTTGTAGTTCCAAAGTTCATTATTAAACATGTATACTATTCCACCCGCAAGGGCATTAAAAGAGTACCTCAATCTTGTTGAACTGATTTGGTTGGGCACTATCTCATCAACTGAGATGATGTTACTCTGAAAAAGCATCAAATGAACTGTATTCAGAAGGttaaagaaaaaggaatttATCTGAGAACTCCATTACTAGTTAATTACTCACTGAAAACCATACATAACAACAATTCAATTATGAGAGAATTATGCTAGGTGAGTACCTTATATTCACACAACATTTCGTTGTTAGATACTATTTTCTCAACATCCTTTCCTTCCCTGCGTATACTTACAATGCCGAAGTCCCAGCATATAGTTTTGACCTGATATGCAATTTGGAATCATTAGTATTTTCCTGTTATAGTATCATGCTAGCACCAgaaaacaaaacagaaaaagaagaacTTAATAGGTGATTGAATCTCGCAAACCATTTTTCCACTGTAAATTCTATTCAGAAATAACAGCATAAGTAAAACTAGATAAAGGAGAACTGAAGATTACAACATGACACTCTAGAGCATGTAAAATTGGATATTCTGTTCATATATATCAGCCAATAATGCTAAGAACCAGTGCGGTATGCCTACAATTAAATGCCTTTAAACATGATTTTTCTTTGGTTTTACATACCAAGCATTCCAATTTACTAAATATCCTGCTGTATGGTCTAATCGTTGAATAGACAACTTTAAAGAGAATTTGGTCAGGGGCAGCTAAGCAAatgaatttttaatatcattatGTCGCTAATGCTAATGCAATTTGTGAAATTCCAGTTGCTGAAGCAGCCAATCAATTTAGGGGTAGAAGAAACCTTTTATTATGCAGGGATTGAAAACGCACAAGGTTAAAAAGAACATTCGCTTAAAGTTGGTTCGGTTTCAACTCGGGCATTTTTGCCAATCTGAATGAAGAACAAAATATATAGTCCAAAGCTTTTCCACAATGCTTAAGATGACTTCAAATCGGAAGCTATAATCAGGAATGGTACCTGATCAGGTATCCAAACTCCAGGAATGCTAAAGGATTCAAGTAGATCAGAGCCGCATAAAAGCATAACACGTAGTGCTGCTGCAATAAACACCTCATGAAGATTTAGAGCTTGTATTGAAGAGAAACAAATGCTTTCTATTTATTAGAGAATAGCGCTGATAAATTTATACAGATGTGTTTATATTTGTGTGAAAGAACTGAACGAAAGAGACCACATGTTAAACTAGTTCTCCGGGAAAAAACGACTCTTACTTTCTTAACAAAGGCATTACGGAAAATAAAGGCATCGGCAATCATGCATTTTCTCGACCATGAATATATTCCGGTTCAGCTCCGACGTATACACAGTTAGGATATAAAGTACTAGGAGTTCAGATGAAGTGGATACAAtgagattgattttttttttttttttctttcaccttGGTTAACTATGCCACTCTTGCACAACGAATCTTGGATTCTAGATAAAACCGTCAAAGTACGCTGGTAGCTGCTCTGCTTTGCCTGTATTAATAACTCAAGTTACGTAATTCATACATATGTACGCACAAGaggaaaataaaacaataaccaaaaaacatcaaaaagtataaaaaatgaataatgtttttttttaaaaaaaataaaggtcgATCTTGTAGTCATAAATTAGATTGCAAGAGCCATTCCAAATACCTCCCACGGATCTACCATCACAAAGGAAGAGCTTCTGCAAGCAAGCTCACACAACCGAACTCGATGCGTGGCTGGTAAAAGGTCCTACGCAAACGTAGCATGTTTGTTATGCTTCTACGGAGACGAGCATCGGGTTTAAGAAGCACGAAATTGGATCGTAATTGCGTTACCATATATACCTTTTTCTTATATGCATCGTTCACGGGCGACATATAGCCTCCCAGTACAACATACCCTGCTTCTCTTAGCGCATCTTTTGCTAactctaaataaaaataaaaatttacggTGTAAAAATagttcaaaagaaaagaaaaacatcatTCAATAGAAAGTAAGTGCTTTTATGAAACCTACCAAACATGCGCAAGTGCATATAAGTTGGAGGATTGAAACTTCCTGATGCCACCAAAACAACAAAGATGCGCTCCCTGAAATCAGCATCAAAGCATAAACACTCGGAAAGGAATTTAGCATCAGCTTTGCAATTTTGTGGAAATCCAAAACAATTGCGACTTAAAAATGAACTCAGGATCGTAAGCATCCAGATAATTGGAATCATATAGCTGTGATTAGCAATCCTAAGTGATCGGGGAGAGGCGAAGAACCTGGGAGTGGATGCGGAGGGGGCGTCGGGTTCGTGAAGGAGATGAAGGGATAGCTTATTCATCGGGAGGGGAACGTCGGAGTCCGCATCCATCCTCAGGGGAGGCGAGCTCCTCTAGAGATCAATGGCGACAAAAACCCTACGaaaggagagggagaaagaCGGCGATCGGGCCCGTTAGCGAGCGGTTAAGGAGTTTTGGAAGCATgagaattactattttttatctttgcgaacttttttttttttttttccgtgtaAGTTACGTTAGTTTCAGTAAAACTTTACTGGATATGTTAGTTGTTTAATTagatttgataattttaattacttcagaaacaaataaatttcGAGCAACCAACAACGAATCAAAAGAATAATTATGAAATCTGCTAAAGGAGAACGTGGAAAAAAATTCGATGTGGATTGCCTCGTATTCGTTCAGAACATCATGCACAGAGCGAGTTGTTGGGCACCAGCAATAGAATATAGAATTTTCCACACATTTAACCAGCTTCTAAACAAATCCTAAATGATGATGGCGCATGTTGGGGAGAACAATCAATCGGCGTAAACACAAATCTGCTTTAGATTTGCTGGCGTGTTGAACCGCTGCAAACGCAAAAGACCACAAAGCGAAAATATGTGTTACTGGAAACCATGAGCATGATGATAAACCTTTTCCCCAGACGTAGAATGAgacacaaaataaaacataactGAAAGGTTCAGGAATATAAAAATGGAATACAAAAGCCAAGGTTCACAAACTTAACCAAAACCAGTCCAGAGAGTAGAATAAACCTAGCATTACAAAATTTAAAGGCCATCCAAAAcagaaaggaaaaaggaaaaaaatcaaaataaaaatcctaagaTAATGCAGGTGGCCGCATGGTAGCAGCGCTACACGATGGCATTGGCTGCGCTTGCAATTCTGGGCCACAGATCAGCACACTCTTTTCCGATGGGTCCTGTGATCGCAGATCCTGCAGAAGAACCACCACAAGAAGTTGTTGACAACAGTGGAACAGCGTCATATGAATGTTTTCAAGGAATAAAGATATATGCAATAGAATTAGTCAGTGCGAACCTAGAGAATGAAAATTgacagtaaaataaaataaaaccttTATTACTCTTCTTTTTTGGACCTAAAAGGTTAATGATCTTTTGCAGCTAGAAAATGACCAATATGGGAAAGGTGGAGACATAAGAAGTGGAGTAACTTGGATTGAACAAAGGGAAAGAGTAAAGAAGTAAGAAGAGCCCAAACAAGGGGCTGCTTCAGAGGCTCATCAAATTGGGGGCAAGTACCCCCACTTGTGAAAGCTGAAATTAGGTCTGGAGGTTAGCTATTGGCTCAATCGAGAAAAGAGGAACCGCTGGATGTCCCAAACAGTAGATAAAAGAGACAGGTATTccatttaaatttaagttacagaacaaagaaaattacaagagcaagcattTGTTAGATgagaaatttattttgaaataacatgaTAAGGAATGTTATGCAACGTACCTTTCATTTCTCCTTTTGGGTTCACGATAACTCCAGCGTtatctaccaaaaaaaaaaaggaatattaaAGTCCTAATTAGACGAATATTTGTATATAATTAGAGGGAACATAAGATTTTAGAGCTTTGACACTGTAAAACATGAGAAGCTCTGTCCAGAGGAGAAGAAACTGAAGCCGACAAGAGTATGAACTATGGAAATTACATAGCACCAAAACTATTAACAGTCACCCATTTTTCTTCAATGATTTGttactataaaatatttattgcaCAATGTGAACCAATAGAACCATCAAACAGTCAATAATCTAACTATTAATATCTAACATGAAGAAATAATAACGAGACATCTAGCTGTTTAATTCCGGCTACAGTAAATTTACGAACTGCTCTGACAAAGACCTAACCGAGCTTACTTTTCCTAAGCGGAAGCAACTAATGCATCA harbors:
- the LOC109729027 gene encoding nicotinamide/nicotinic acid mononucleotide adenylyltransferase isoform X2; its protein translation is MDADSDVPLPMNKLSLHLLHEPDAPSASTPRERIFVVLVASGSFNPPTYMHLRMFELAKDALREAGYVVLGGYMSPVNDAYKKKDLLPATHRVRLCELACRSSSFVMVDPWEAKQSSYQRTLTVLSRIQDSLCKSGIVNQALRVMLLCGSDLLESFSIPGVWIPDQVKTICWDFGIVSIRREGKDVEKIVSNNEMLCEYKSNIISVDEIVPNQISSTRLRECIRRGLSVKYLTPDEVIDYIKDQQLYSKQTEDWMTRQVADVSRGGSGRSSSNNN
- the LOC109729029 gene encoding 60S ribosomal protein L37-3-like is translated as MGKGTGSFGKRRNKTHTLCVRCGRRSFHIQKSTCASCGYPAARIRKYNWSVKAIRRKTTGTGRMRYLRHVPQRFKSNFREGGEAVSKKRGAAAASASS
- the LOC109729027 gene encoding nicotinamide/nicotinic acid mononucleotide adenylyltransferase isoform X3 yields the protein MDADSDVPLPMNKLSLHLLHEPDAPSASTPRERIFVVLVASGSFNPPTYMHLRMFELAKDALREAGYVVLGGYMSPVNDAYKKKDLLPATHRVRLCELACRSSSFVMVDPWEAKQSSYQRTLTVLSRIQDSLCKSGIVNQAALRVMLLCGSDLLESFSIPGVWIPDQVKTICWDFGIVSIRREGKDVEKIVSNNEMLCEYKSNIISVDEIVPNQISSTRLRECIRRGLSVKYLTPDEVIDYIKDQQLYSKQTEDW
- the LOC109729027 gene encoding nicotinamide/nicotinic acid mononucleotide adenylyltransferase isoform X1; this encodes MDADSDVPLPMNKLSLHLLHEPDAPSASTPRERIFVVLVASGSFNPPTYMHLRMFELAKDALREAGYVVLGGYMSPVNDAYKKKDLLPATHRVRLCELACRSSSFVMVDPWEAKQSSYQRTLTVLSRIQDSLCKSGIVNQAALRVMLLCGSDLLESFSIPGVWIPDQVKTICWDFGIVSIRREGKDVEKIVSNNEMLCEYKSNIISVDEIVPNQISSTRLRECIRRGLSVKYLTPDEVIDYIKDQQLYSKQTEDWMTRQVADVSRGGSGRSSSNNN